The following are encoded together in the Phaseolus vulgaris cultivar G19833 chromosome 9, P. vulgaris v2.0, whole genome shotgun sequence genome:
- the LOC137821469 gene encoding protein OXIDATIVE STRESS 3 LIKE 4-like produces MEVLLGPAFTIDVPASPPLDGNSEDRIFLNGSPENDRSNFRISGPSKFFTGGESESSSSIGTPDDSDNEEEEVQSKLKIRTGLGSLNAMEDSLPIKRGLSSHFDGKSKSFSDLSQVSALKELQKQESPFNKRRRVLIASKWSRRSSFYSWSNPQSMPLLPVVEDRDDDDDDYEEEEEEEEEKARKIPSASSSSSSSLAEEKKPEDQVQLRLNRVPESYAAHMRLRLGSFKSRSFSLADLQEHDDEEEDDD; encoded by the exons ATGGAGGTATTGTTGGGACCCGCTTTCACAATCGACGTTCCGGCGTCTCCGCCGCTGGACGGAAACTCCGAAGATCGGATCTTCCTTAACGGGTCGCCGGAAAATGACCGGTCGAACTTCCGGATCTCGGGCCCGTCCAAGTTCTTCACCGGCGGCGAGTCGGAGAGTTCGTCGTCGATCGGAACCCCCGACGACAGTGACAACGAGGAGGAGGAAGTGCAGAGCAAGTTGAAGATACGAACTGGGTTGGGGTCTTTGAATGCTATGGAAGATTCTCTTCCCATCAA GAGGGGATTGTCTAGTCATTTTGATGGAAAATCGAAATCGTTCTCAGATCTATCTCAAGTGAGTGCTTTGAAGGAGTTGCAGAAGCAAGAGAGTCCTTTCAACAAGAGAAGAAGGGTTCTGATTGCATCCAAGTGGTCCAGAAGATCATCTTTCTATTCCTGGTCCAACCCGCAATCCATGCCTCTTTTGCCTGTGGTCGAGGATCGCGATGATGATGATGACGattatgaagaagaagaagaagaagaggaagaaaaagcaAGGAAAATTCCCtctgcttcttcttcctcctcttcctccttGGCTGAGGAAAAGAAACCAGAAGATCAAGTTCAACTGCGGCTCAACAGAGTGCCCGAATCTTATGCTGCTCATATGAGGCTTAGACTTGGAAGCTTCAAGTCAAGGAGCTTTTCTCTTGCGGATCTGCAAGAACACGATGAcgaggaagaagatgatgattaA